The proteins below are encoded in one region of Solenopsis invicta isolate M01_SB chromosome 8, UNIL_Sinv_3.0, whole genome shotgun sequence:
- the LOC105196269 gene encoding myb-like protein P isoform X1, producing the protein MSSSPNQEMFLWKNEPVSPSGASLLEIDDDWVLFNNQCVEDSNNAADVVMYDDHPTRAQVATKLLAELDEWIKEEPFSDWLEEKIDLPIFEQISFFENNKPIYPNIVKASQQQQQQQQQQQQQQQQQQQQQQQQQQQQQQQQQHDNTQTLLQEFETVLGDVEACHQIIPASSSTLTPPQSPPHKAVNVDTQLLITLQPVQPFAGNQSIYSSVPTQEPLYVNDTSREWNTENISLSPLSGDVANELAVVDEYVRSHAKDIPSPSSPCSSGGSYISADDSTDDPDWTYETEKEISKHSVHDSSKHRYKPYSRSSLEDKKVRKKEQNKNAATRYRQKKKQEVKEIEGEERELAEHNEKLQEKVKNLQQEIGYLKGLMREVFKAKGLLK; encoded by the exons ATGTCATCCAGTCCGAACCAGGAGATGTTCTTGTGGAAGAACGAGCCGGTGTCCCCCAGCGGGGCATCGTTGCTAGAGATTGATGACGATTGGGTTCTGTTCAATAATCAGTGTGTAGAAGACTCTAATAATGCTGCGGATGTTGTTATGTACGACGACCATCCCACCCGGGCACAAGTGGCAACTAAACTTTTAGCAGAATTAGACGAATGGATAAAAGaag AACCCTTCTCAGATTGGTTGGAGGAAAAGATAGATCTACCTATATTTGAGCAAATATCCTTTTTCGAAAATAACAAACCAATTTACCCAAATATCGTAAAGGCAtcgcagcaacaacagcagcagcagcaacaacagcagcagcagcaacaacagcagcagcagcaacaacagcagcagcaacagcagcagcagcaacagcagcagcatgACAACACGCAAACCCTTTTGCAGGAGTTCGAAACGGTTTTGGGTGACGTCGAAGCCTGCCATCAAATCATTCCGGCAAGCAGTTCGACGCTAACTCCTCCTCAATCACCCCCGCACAAAGCGGTCAATGTGGACACGCAGCTGTTGATCACTTTGCAGCCTGTTCAACCATTTGCCGGCAATCAATCGATATACAGCAGTGTTCCAACGCAAGAACCGCTGTACGTAAACGACACATCGCGTGAATGGAACACTGAGAACATATCGCTTAGCCCGCTCAGCGGGGATGTTGCGAACGAGTTAGCGGTGGTAGACGAATACGTTCGCTCGCACGCCAAGGATATACCGTCTCCCTCAAGCCCGTGCAGTTCAGGTGGTAGTTACATCTCGGCCGACGACAGCACTGATGATCCCGATTGGACTTACGAAACCGAAAAAGAGATCTCGAAGCACTCGGTTCACGACTCTTCGAAGCATCGGTATAAACCGTATTCTCGATCGTCTCTCGAGGACAAGAAAGTACGAAAGAAAGAGCAGAATAAGAACGCGGCCACTCGTTACAGACAGAAAAAGAAACAAGAGGTCAAAGAGATAGAAGGCGAAGAGCGTGAACTGGCTGAGCACAACGAGAAGCTGCAagagaaagtgaaaaatttgcAGCAGGAGATAGGATATCTAAAGGGGTTGATGAGAGAAGTGTTCAAAGCCAAGGGTCTTCTTAAATAA
- the LOC105196269 gene encoding activating transcription factor of chaperone isoform X3 — protein sequence MAALCYNEPFSDWLEEKIDLPIFEQISFFENNKPIYPNIVKASQQQQQQQQQQQQQQQQQQQQQQQQQQQQQQQQQHDNTQTLLQEFETVLGDVEACHQIIPASSSTLTPPQSPPHKAVNVDTQLLITLQPVQPFAGNQSIYSSVPTQEPLYVNDTSREWNTENISLSPLSGDVANELAVVDEYVRSHAKDIPSPSSPCSSGGSYISADDSTDDPDWTYETEKEISKHSVHDSSKHRYKPYSRSSLEDKKVRKKEQNKNAATRYRQKKKQEVKEIEGEERELAEHNEKLQEKVKNLQQEIGYLKGLMREVFKAKGLLK from the exons ATGGCTGCCTTATGTTACAACG AACCCTTCTCAGATTGGTTGGAGGAAAAGATAGATCTACCTATATTTGAGCAAATATCCTTTTTCGAAAATAACAAACCAATTTACCCAAATATCGTAAAGGCAtcgcagcaacaacagcagcagcagcaacaacagcagcagcagcaacaacagcagcagcagcaacaacagcagcagcaacagcagcagcagcaacagcagcagcatgACAACACGCAAACCCTTTTGCAGGAGTTCGAAACGGTTTTGGGTGACGTCGAAGCCTGCCATCAAATCATTCCGGCAAGCAGTTCGACGCTAACTCCTCCTCAATCACCCCCGCACAAAGCGGTCAATGTGGACACGCAGCTGTTGATCACTTTGCAGCCTGTTCAACCATTTGCCGGCAATCAATCGATATACAGCAGTGTTCCAACGCAAGAACCGCTGTACGTAAACGACACATCGCGTGAATGGAACACTGAGAACATATCGCTTAGCCCGCTCAGCGGGGATGTTGCGAACGAGTTAGCGGTGGTAGACGAATACGTTCGCTCGCACGCCAAGGATATACCGTCTCCCTCAAGCCCGTGCAGTTCAGGTGGTAGTTACATCTCGGCCGACGACAGCACTGATGATCCCGATTGGACTTACGAAACCGAAAAAGAGATCTCGAAGCACTCGGTTCACGACTCTTCGAAGCATCGGTATAAACCGTATTCTCGATCGTCTCTCGAGGACAAGAAAGTACGAAAGAAAGAGCAGAATAAGAACGCGGCCACTCGTTACAGACAGAAAAAGAAACAAGAGGTCAAAGAGATAGAAGGCGAAGAGCGTGAACTGGCTGAGCACAACGAGAAGCTGCAagagaaagtgaaaaatttgcAGCAGGAGATAGGATATCTAAAGGGGTTGATGAGAGAAGTGTTCAAAGCCAAGGGTCTTCTTAAATAA
- the LOC105196269 gene encoding activating transcription factor of chaperone isoform X2 has product MVTITYHMPLVKLEPFSDWLEEKIDLPIFEQISFFENNKPIYPNIVKASQQQQQQQQQQQQQQQQQQQQQQQQQQQQQQQQQHDNTQTLLQEFETVLGDVEACHQIIPASSSTLTPPQSPPHKAVNVDTQLLITLQPVQPFAGNQSIYSSVPTQEPLYVNDTSREWNTENISLSPLSGDVANELAVVDEYVRSHAKDIPSPSSPCSSGGSYISADDSTDDPDWTYETEKEISKHSVHDSSKHRYKPYSRSSLEDKKVRKKEQNKNAATRYRQKKKQEVKEIEGEERELAEHNEKLQEKVKNLQQEIGYLKGLMREVFKAKGLLK; this is encoded by the exons ATGGTTACGATTACTTATCACATGCCTTTGGTTAAATTGG AACCCTTCTCAGATTGGTTGGAGGAAAAGATAGATCTACCTATATTTGAGCAAATATCCTTTTTCGAAAATAACAAACCAATTTACCCAAATATCGTAAAGGCAtcgcagcaacaacagcagcagcagcaacaacagcagcagcagcaacaacagcagcagcagcaacaacagcagcagcaacagcagcagcagcaacagcagcagcatgACAACACGCAAACCCTTTTGCAGGAGTTCGAAACGGTTTTGGGTGACGTCGAAGCCTGCCATCAAATCATTCCGGCAAGCAGTTCGACGCTAACTCCTCCTCAATCACCCCCGCACAAAGCGGTCAATGTGGACACGCAGCTGTTGATCACTTTGCAGCCTGTTCAACCATTTGCCGGCAATCAATCGATATACAGCAGTGTTCCAACGCAAGAACCGCTGTACGTAAACGACACATCGCGTGAATGGAACACTGAGAACATATCGCTTAGCCCGCTCAGCGGGGATGTTGCGAACGAGTTAGCGGTGGTAGACGAATACGTTCGCTCGCACGCCAAGGATATACCGTCTCCCTCAAGCCCGTGCAGTTCAGGTGGTAGTTACATCTCGGCCGACGACAGCACTGATGATCCCGATTGGACTTACGAAACCGAAAAAGAGATCTCGAAGCACTCGGTTCACGACTCTTCGAAGCATCGGTATAAACCGTATTCTCGATCGTCTCTCGAGGACAAGAAAGTACGAAAGAAAGAGCAGAATAAGAACGCGGCCACTCGTTACAGACAGAAAAAGAAACAAGAGGTCAAAGAGATAGAAGGCGAAGAGCGTGAACTGGCTGAGCACAACGAGAAGCTGCAagagaaagtgaaaaatttgcAGCAGGAGATAGGATATCTAAAGGGGTTGATGAGAGAAGTGTTCAAAGCCAAGGGTCTTCTTAAATAA